Part of the Catalinimonas alkaloidigena genome is shown below.
TTATCTCTTAAAAATATCTACCTTATTAACTTTTTGTAGTATCCATATGTTTGAATGAATCTGATAATTAACAGAAATGAATGAGCTTATTTATAAAAGTCAATCAAAATGTGGATGTACTTTTAAAAATAAAGCTTTGAGAAACGCTGGCAATTATATTTGTATTGCATTGAAAAGCCTCAACTGATCACTAATAAAAGTTAATAAGGACAGTAGTATGATTGGATAAGGGTACAAAGCGTATTATTTTGCGCCACCCATGGAAACATTTTTGATTTTTTTGCACCTTGTTCTGATCTACACAGTTTTTGCGGTCTACGCTGAACGTAAAATATCCGCTTTTATACAGGACAGATACGGTCCTATGGAAGTAGGGTATCATGGCTTATTACAGACTGTTGCTGACTTATTGAAGCTTCTTCAAAAGGAAGATATTAAACCTAAGTCGGCTGACAAAAAGCTGTTTAAAATTGCACCAGCGCTTATCTTCGTCGCTATTTTTTCTGGATTTGCAGTTGTTCCCCTTACTCCTAGTCTGAGCGGGTCTATGGCTGATGTAGGTGTATTTTATCTGCTGGCCATTGTCTCATTAGATGTCATTGGTATCCTTATGGCAGGATGGGGTTCAAATAGTAAATTTTCACTCTTTGGAGCTATCCGTTCGGTCGCTCAAATTATTTCTTATGAAATCCCCCTGGGCCTTAGTGTTTTATGTGTTGTGATGATTTCTCAATCATTGAGTTTACAGGAAATTTCTTATCAACAGGGCATCTGGTGGAGTACCATCAGTGATCAGTCAAATTACTTATTTGGCATTCGTGCCTGGGATATACAGATTACAGAGATCGGAGGTATCCTCACCTGGAACATCTTCAGAGTTCCTATTCTTTTCTTTGCATTTATCATCTTTCTTATTGCTTCTTTGGCTGAAGCGAATCGCGCTCCTTTTGATTTACCTGAATCTGAATCTGAGCTAGTGGGAGGTTACCATACTGAATATTCCGGTTTCAGATGGGCACTCATTATGCTCTCTGAATATGGTATGATGTTACTGGTCAGTTTTTTAGCGGCCATTCTATTTCTAGGTAGCTGGAACACCCCTTTCCCAAACATAGGAAGCCTGAAACTAGCAGCGTGGACAAGTGGTGTACCGGGCACGTGGTTAGCAAATGTATGGGGAGCATTCTGGTTAATTTCAAAAGCAATACTATTGGTATTATTTCAGATGTGGGTGCGCTGGACCTATCCCAGGTTAAGAGTAGATCAGCTGATGATACTCTGCTGGAAATACCTTGTTCCAGCAACGCTACTCCTGGTCTTGCTTTGCGGGGTATGGCGTCTGATGATGATATAAGATAAAGTGGATGAAAATCAATCCCTATATTGAGGTCATACTAGCAGTATGTATCATGGGCTCATCAGGTTTGTTTATCAAAATCCTGAATCTCCCTCCTGTCAGCTTGTCTTTTTTTAGAATGGCGATACCTGCGACGCTACTCTTTATTTATTTTTCTTTTCAGGGAAAGAACCTGTTCAGAGGTTCGTTCAGGCTTATGTTGGTTGGCTCTGTAATGAATGCCGCACGTATCTTCTTATTTATCACCAGTTATACCTATACCAATATCTCCAATGCAGTCATCATACTCTATACCTGGCCTGTTTTTGCAACCATATTTAGCATGATTTTTTTAAAAGAAAAAGTTGCCATTCGCAACCAAATTTTACTATTGCTCCCTATTACTGGTATAGTGCTGATGTTCATTAACCAAACTTTTTCAACTAAGAATGACGATTTTATTGGGATGTGTGCCATGCTGTTATCAGCTATTATTTACGCAATGACAATCATCATATTCAAAAAAGAATCCCATAAGTACAGTGGATATGAAACCGTTTTTTTTCAGAACCTCGCCGGGGGATTTATATTTCTACCCTTTTTTTTACAGACTGACTTTAGCTTCAATTTAAATCAATTAATACTGATTCCTTTGTTTGGAATTATTATCGGCATTGGTGCATTTGGTCTTTTCTTCTCCGCCCTAAAAAAAATCAAAGCTTCAACGGTATCATTTCTCACCTATCTGGAAGTAATTATCGCTACAATGTACGGCGTATTAATTTTTGACGAAAAGCTGAGCTGGAATATCATAGCGGGTGGATGTCTCATCATTATATCCACCATATTAATCAAGAAAAATTAACCGATATACAGTGGGCTAATGTACCTCATAAACTGTTTCCGCCTCTTCCACTTCCATAAGTCCGTCTTCATTGAGCTTCGTTAATTTTACTGGCTTCAGTTCATTGATCAGCAGAGGGTCATATTTGGCGGTCACTCGTACGTAATTTTCGGTAAAGCCATGCATTTGGCCATTTTGTACATCATCCTCAAACAGTACTACACCACTTCTGCCCACATTTTCCTCATAAAATTTTCTTTTCTTTTTCTCTGAAAGTATCCTGAGCATTTTTGATCTTTTGCTACGTTCTTTTTTAGGTACCACGCCATCCATTTCAACTGCTGGGGTATTAGCTCTTTCAGAATAAGTAAAAACATGCAGATAAGAGATGGGCAATTCGTTGAGAAACTGATAGGTTTCCAGAAAGTCTTCTTCAGATTCACCCGGAAAGCCCACAATTACATCAACCCCTATGCAAGCCTGTGGCATAAGTTGTTTGATTTTCTGCACACGGTCTACGTATAGCTCACGTAGATAACGACGACGCATCAACCGTAAGGTCTTGTTTGAGCCAGACTGTAAAGGGATATGAAAGTGAGGAACAAATCTTTGAGATTGCGCAACAAATGCAATAATTTCATTGCTCAATAAATTCGGTTCAATAGATGATATCCTGATTCTGTCAATTCCGGCTACTTCATCCAAGGCTTTTACAAGATCTATAAAACGTTCTTCTCTTTTACCGTTTACAATACCAAAATCACCTATGTTGACTCCTGTTAAAACCACTTCCTTCACATCCGTCTGAGCAATTTCATGAGCTGTATCCACTATATTGTCAATCTTATCACTACGGCTTTTTCCTCTTGCCAGTGGGATAGTGCAGAAAGTACAATGGTAATTACAGCCGTCCTGCACTTTTAAAAATGTACGCGTACGATCGTGTATTGAGAACGCATGCTGATAGGTATTCGCTTCACCTACATCTGAGGCAAGTACTTGTACTGTTTCGCTACGTTTAAAACCATCCAACAGATCCAGTAACCTGAATTTTTCAGCCGCACCCAAAACCGCATCTACACCAGGTATTTCAGCAATCTCTTTAGGTTTAAGTTGAGCATAACATCCCAAAATACAAATGTAAGCATCCGGAGAAATGCTCCTTGCTTCTCGTACTACCTTCCTGCACTTTTTATCTGCATTGTCGGTTACAGAACAGGTATTGATAATATATATATCTGCTTTTTCATGAAAATCCACCTTTTGATACCCACGTTTTTCAAACATACGACCGATGGTAGAAGTCTCTGAAAAATTAAGTTTACATCCTAATGTGTAAAATGCTACTGAACGTCCACTATTCTTCATGCGGCAAATTTAGTCAAATTGAAGAAAGCTTAAAAACTCTTCTACTGAATCTAAAGTTTCCACTCATTTATTTGTATTTCATGCTCAATCAGAACACTTCCTTTACACCAGGGTGATTGCTAACATAATTATGTTGACGAGTAAAGCAAAGAAAAGTGCTATGCTAGCTTTTACTTTAAGGTACATTGACGTTTTCATACTGATCAAATTTAATTTCCTATTGGACATCTCATTTGACAGATGGTTTAAGACTAAGCAGAAATTTATTAATCACGATTGAAAGGTGTTTATAAATTTACGTACGTAATTTTTTTTCTTGTTACGTAATTTTATTTTATTTTAAAAAATTACTAAATAGCAAAATATTATTCTGTTACATGAATTTATATTATCTGTTGTGCGAAATAATATTTTGTATAAATTCTCAAATAAACAGATTGTATTTTAATGAAAAACATAATATTTCTTTAGTTTTATTAAAACATACCAAAAAATATTATATTCGCAACTAATATTATCAATCTACTGTAAATTTAATTAACAATGACAAAATCAAAGCTTGAGTACATTTGGTTAGATGGATATCAGCCAACACAAGAACTGAGAAGTAAATCTAAAATCGTTGATGAATTTGACGGCAAACTGGAAAGTTGTCCCATGTGGTCTTTTGATGGTAGCTCTACTCAGCAGGCCGAGGGAGGTTCTTCAGATTGTATACTTAAGCCAGTCGCTATATATCCTGATCCTGACAGAAACAACGGATGGTTGGTAATGACAGAGGTCATGAATCCGGATGGTACTCCTCACCCTTCAAATGGAAGAGCCAAGATAGATGATGATGATAACGATTTCTGGTTCGGCTTTGAGCAAGAATATTTCATTATGGATACTGAAACTGACCTTCCTCTAGGATTCCCCAGAGGTGGATTTCCCGGCCCTCAGGGACAGTATTACTGCTCTGTGGGAGGGCGTTATACCTGGGGTAGAGATCTGGTTGAAGAGCATCTGGACATGTGCCTCTCAGCCGGATTAAATATAGAAGGTATCAACCAGGAAGTAGCCCCCGGCCAATGGGAATTTCAAAACTTCGCCAAAGGAGCTAAAAAGGCAGGAGACGAAATCTGGGTGGCCCGTTATCTTCTAAACAGACTTTCTGAAAAATACGGATATTATATTGAACTGCACCCCAAACCTGTTCATGGAGACTGGAACGGTTCTGGTATGCATGCCAACTTCTCTAATAGCACATTGAGAAATGCGGGCAGCAAGGAGATCTATGAAAAAGTTTGTGAAGCATTCAGACCTGTAATGGAACATCACATAGAGGTATATGGCGCGCATAATGATCAGCGACTGACCGGATTGCACGAGACACAATCTATCGATGAATTTTCCTACGGTATATCTGATAGAGGAGCCTCTATTCGTATTCCTATTGCTACCGTAAAGAGTGGCTGGAAAGGTTATCTTGAAGACAGAAGACCTGCTTCCAATGCGGATCCTTACAAAGTTGCTGCAAGGATTGTAAAAACAGTGAAGAACGCAGTTTAACGTATAATTGCTTAATACTCTATATAAAAAAGCTGTTCTTCAATTGAGAACAGCTTTTTTATTGTTACTAATCTCATACACTAGAAACTATATTTTGGGATATATCATTGGTCTTGTCATTTCGTAGCGCATCCATCGTGGAGCGACGGATAAATCTTTGACATGTTTATGATCAGCCATGTGGGATAGATTTACAGGGTGAAACTCCTGACAGGATGACTAGTACGAATAAATTCAGTTTACCGTATGCTCAACTATTTATCTTTAGAGTTTCATGCCATTTTATACTTACCGACACATTAATTTCATCATTTTTCACATCAAATATACAGGTAATTAGTAAGTAATATTTCATAATAAACTTTAAAGTTTCCTACACACCTAATTCATAGTTTTGAAAAAGTTCAATTTATTCAACTATGAAACATATTTTACTAATTGTTACAATTGTTTTTTCCCTTCACTATAAATTAACAGCTCAAGTCAATCCAAGATTACTTTTTGATGTCAATCCTTCAGGTGCTTCAAGTAATCCTGAAGATTTTGTTCACATTGATGGATACACATTTTTCATTGCAGATGACGGCTTACACGGACGCGAATTGTGGAAAACAGATGGTACTGAAGTAGGGACGGTGCTGGTCAAAGATATTAATCCTGGATCACATCATGGTTTTAGAGAAGATCCCTACAATAATATTACATATTTGACAATATTTAAAGAAGAGATTTACCTGATTGCAGATGATGGCATACATGGATTAGAACTCTGGAAATCAAATGGTACTGAGGTGGGGACCGTAATGGTCAAAGATATTAATAATGGGAGTAATGAAAGTGGTATCAGTGAGTGGACAGAATTTAACGGAGAACTTTATTTTTCGGCCCAAGATGGTGACAATACTTACGAACTTTGGAAAAGTGATGGTACTGAAGATGGTACATTGATGGTAGAAGGAGAAAATGCAAAAACAACCTTAAGTGAAAGTCCAGAGCACCTTACAGTAATGGATGGTACACTTTATTTTTCGGCCCTTGACCATAACGATTATAAAGTCAAATTATGGAAATATAATGGAAATACAACTTCTATAGTATATGCAGTTGATGCCTCTTACTCATATATGTTAGCAATTGATTCAACTTTATACTTCGTGGGGAATGACGAAATTAATGGTTTAGAAGTCTGGAAAACGGATGGTACAGATTTAGGAACCAAGATTGTTAAAGATATCAAACCTGGAACATCTAATCCAAGAGATAGCTACCCATATTATTTAACTGAATTTAATCAAGAATTGTATTTTCGTGCTAATGATGGAACAGGTTATGATCTATGGAAAAGTGACGGAACTGATCAGGGTACTACAAAGGTCAAAGATTTAGCTTCTCAGCAAAGTGGAATAGGTCCAACCAACTTCGTAGTTTCAGGTAACACATTATATTTTGTAGCTAGCAATGATACCGATGGAGCTGAAGTCTGGAAAACAGATGGTACTGAAGTTGGAACTCAAATGATTAAAAATATTAATTCTTTTGGAGGGAGTCGTCCTGAAAATCTAACTGATATTAATGGGCAGTTGTTCTTTTCAGCATTATCTGATGATGGAACTTACTTATGGAAAACAGATGGTACAGAGATAGGTACTACTTCAATCATAGAAATTTATCAACTCCAAACCTCAGATAAATCAGGTAATTTTACCAATGTGAATGGGCAGCTCTTTTTAGCACATCGGGATAGCTTAAATGGTGTGGAACTCTGGAAAAGTGATGGAACTGAAGAAAATACTAAAATTATTAAAGATATTAATAAAAATGGCTCAGGAAGCAATATTGAACATTTGACCTATAGTCATGGGTTTATTTATTTTTCTGCAAATGGTGAATATACTAAGGAATTATGGAAGACTGATGGGGAAGATGTAAATAGAGTTCATCAAGATGTATGGGTAAACTATATGCATGAATCAAATCCAATAGTTAATTTTAACAAACTTAATAGAATATATATCACTGGAGGATTTAAATATTCTAATGATTTATCTACTATTAGCCCGAATAGTGGTAAAAGCTTTACTATTAAGCATATCTACCCTGAAGTGGGTGGAGCAAGGGTTGAGAATTTGTTTAGTTTTAATGACACAACCTTATTATTTACCGCCGCTGACAAAAATGGACGTGCATTATGGAAAAGCGATGGAACACAACAAGGTGAAGGCACTGTGATGGTAAAAGACATTGCATCCTCTACACATGCATTCACTGACTTTCATAGCTTTACCACTGCAAATAATCTATTATTTTTTGTCACTGAAGATGAGGTTCATGGTATGGAACTGTGGAAAAGTGATGGTACTGAAAATGGTACACAGCTAGTTAAAGATATCAAATCAGGCTCAGGATATTCAGGAAGTAGCAACCCTCTTTATCTTATTGACTATGATAATACTCTCTTTTTTCGTGCTGATGATGGTAGCGGGAGTGAACTGTGGAAAAGTGATGGTACTGATAAGGGTACAGTTAAAGTTACTGACCTCTCAGATAGTTACCTTGGAGGGAACCCAAAGGATTTGGTAGTTTGCGGGAGTTCTCTTTATTTTTCTGCATTTAATGAAATTTCTGGTCGCGAGTTATGGAAGACTGATGGGACAGAAAATGGCACTATACTGCTTAAGGAAATTAAAGCAGGAGTAGATTACAGTAATGGACCGGAAAAACTCTTTGATGCTGATGGCACCCTATACTTTGTAGCAGACAATGGTGAAGATGGAAAAGAGCTATGGAAAAGTGATGGAACAGCGGAAGGCACTTTAATGGTCAAAAATATTAACCTTAATGGAGATAGTAATCCGGAAGACTTTATATTTATAAACAACCGACTATATTTTACTGCAAATGACGGGGTACATGGAGCTGAATTATGGGTTTCAGATGGTACTGAAACAGGTACTGTGCTTGTTGGAGATCTTTATCCCGGAACGTTAGGCAGCGCACCCGCAAATAAAACTCAGCTAAATCAGCAACTATTATTTAGTGCCAATTCCAATGTTGGTGAAGAATTATGGGTATATGATTTGCACAATGAGTTGGCAACTTCAAAAGATAATTGCATTAGTGGTAAAGAAGATCGTCTTCTGTATTTCTCAAAACAGCATTTTACATTCATTGATGAGGATATTATTGACACATTATCAGCTTTAATGATCAGTAGTGATGTTCAGCAAGGTATTTTATTTTTGGACAAAAACCTCAACGGTGCCGTTGATGCAGGAGAAACTATTTGTAATCAACAAGCAATATCTGCTGATGATATCACTAAGCTATGTTTTGTAGGAGAAAGAAATGAATGGGGTGAAGCTCAAGCATATTTTTACTTCAAAGTAAGTGACGGTAAAAGCTTTAGTTATGAAAGTTATCAAATGACAATTGATGTTCTTCCCATTCCTGATGAACCTGTTGTGAGCACTGCAAACACTACCTATGGTCAGTTTAACAGCTCTGGTCTCATTATCAGTCCAAATGAAATTGATATAGGAAGTGATGTCAGTCATTTTAAAATTACTAACAT
Proteins encoded:
- a CDS encoding complex I subunit 1/NuoH family protein produces the protein METFLIFLHLVLIYTVFAVYAERKISAFIQDRYGPMEVGYHGLLQTVADLLKLLQKEDIKPKSADKKLFKIAPALIFVAIFSGFAVVPLTPSLSGSMADVGVFYLLAIVSLDVIGILMAGWGSNSKFSLFGAIRSVAQIISYEIPLGLSVLCVVMISQSLSLQEISYQQGIWWSTISDQSNYLFGIRAWDIQITEIGGILTWNIFRVPILFFAFIIFLIASLAEANRAPFDLPESESELVGGYHTEYSGFRWALIMLSEYGMMLLVSFLAAILFLGSWNTPFPNIGSLKLAAWTSGVPGTWLANVWGAFWLISKAILLVLFQMWVRWTYPRLRVDQLMILCWKYLVPATLLLVLLCGVWRLMMI
- a CDS encoding ELWxxDGT repeat protein; the encoded protein is MKHILLIVTIVFSLHYKLTAQVNPRLLFDVNPSGASSNPEDFVHIDGYTFFIADDGLHGRELWKTDGTEVGTVLVKDINPGSHHGFREDPYNNITYLTIFKEEIYLIADDGIHGLELWKSNGTEVGTVMVKDINNGSNESGISEWTEFNGELYFSAQDGDNTYELWKSDGTEDGTLMVEGENAKTTLSESPEHLTVMDGTLYFSALDHNDYKVKLWKYNGNTTSIVYAVDASYSYMLAIDSTLYFVGNDEINGLEVWKTDGTDLGTKIVKDIKPGTSNPRDSYPYYLTEFNQELYFRANDGTGYDLWKSDGTDQGTTKVKDLASQQSGIGPTNFVVSGNTLYFVASNDTDGAEVWKTDGTEVGTQMIKNINSFGGSRPENLTDINGQLFFSALSDDGTYLWKTDGTEIGTTSIIEIYQLQTSDKSGNFTNVNGQLFLAHRDSLNGVELWKSDGTEENTKIIKDINKNGSGSNIEHLTYSHGFIYFSANGEYTKELWKTDGEDVNRVHQDVWVNYMHESNPIVNFNKLNRIYITGGFKYSNDLSTISPNSGKSFTIKHIYPEVGGARVENLFSFNDTTLLFTAADKNGRALWKSDGTQQGEGTVMVKDIASSTHAFTDFHSFTTANNLLFFVTEDEVHGMELWKSDGTENGTQLVKDIKSGSGYSGSSNPLYLIDYDNTLFFRADDGSGSELWKSDGTDKGTVKVTDLSDSYLGGNPKDLVVCGSSLYFSAFNEISGRELWKTDGTENGTILLKEIKAGVDYSNGPEKLFDADGTLYFVADNGEDGKELWKSDGTAEGTLMVKNINLNGDSNPEDFIFINNRLYFTANDGVHGAELWVSDGTETGTVLVGDLYPGTLGSAPANKTQLNQQLLFSANSNVGEELWVYDLHNELATSKDNCISGKEDRLLYFSKQHFTFIDEDIIDTLSALMISSDVQQGILFLDKNLNGAVDAGETICNQQAISADDITKLCFVGERNEWGEAQAYFYFKVSDGKSFSYESYQMTIDVLPIPDEPVVSTANTTYGQFNSSGLIISPNEIDIGSDVSHFKITNIKHGKLYDYTGKLEITEDSFIDANTASRGLLFMPDTVGIVHFDIQSATGADNDLLGDGIARASIFVEKATQKIFLPDYSNINVESKIVLPDTSNIGIKVSYRTEDPAILNENQLTFKSSSDSITIIANNEGNAFFKALTHTITFKVAKLDNFITFEGPDEIIVGDTLILIAAASSDQKVLLKADDPELVKLNNNILIALKAGSLTITASDKGNEFFQPALDEIMSINIIENESNKYPITSIHEQTLPQAIELFPNPSNGNIKIKLNEYHYKNAKIRIYNVIGEPIYNTSVTSNIIDIDIVNEKNGIFFVEISLSHKVEIFKIIKN
- a CDS encoding DMT family transporter, whose translation is MKINPYIEVILAVCIMGSSGLFIKILNLPPVSLSFFRMAIPATLLFIYFSFQGKNLFRGSFRLMLVGSVMNAARIFLFITSYTYTNISNAVIILYTWPVFATIFSMIFLKEKVAIRNQILLLLPITGIVLMFINQTFSTKNDDFIGMCAMLLSAIIYAMTIIIFKKESHKYSGYETVFFQNLAGGFIFLPFFLQTDFSFNLNQLILIPLFGIIIGIGAFGLFFSALKKIKASTVSFLTYLEVIIATMYGVLIFDEKLSWNIIAGGCLIIISTILIKKN
- a CDS encoding glutamine synthetase beta-grasp domain-containing protein → MTKSKLEYIWLDGYQPTQELRSKSKIVDEFDGKLESCPMWSFDGSSTQQAEGGSSDCILKPVAIYPDPDRNNGWLVMTEVMNPDGTPHPSNGRAKIDDDDNDFWFGFEQEYFIMDTETDLPLGFPRGGFPGPQGQYYCSVGGRYTWGRDLVEEHLDMCLSAGLNIEGINQEVAPGQWEFQNFAKGAKKAGDEIWVARYLLNRLSEKYGYYIELHPKPVHGDWNGSGMHANFSNSTLRNAGSKEIYEKVCEAFRPVMEHHIEVYGAHNDQRLTGLHETQSIDEFSYGISDRGASIRIPIATVKSGWKGYLEDRRPASNADPYKVAARIVKTVKNAV
- the mtaB gene encoding tRNA (N(6)-L-threonylcarbamoyladenosine(37)-C(2))-methylthiotransferase MtaB; translated protein: MKNSGRSVAFYTLGCKLNFSETSTIGRMFEKRGYQKVDFHEKADIYIINTCSVTDNADKKCRKVVREARSISPDAYICILGCYAQLKPKEIAEIPGVDAVLGAAEKFRLLDLLDGFKRSETVQVLASDVGEANTYQHAFSIHDRTRTFLKVQDGCNYHCTFCTIPLARGKSRSDKIDNIVDTAHEIAQTDVKEVVLTGVNIGDFGIVNGKREERFIDLVKALDEVAGIDRIRISSIEPNLLSNEIIAFVAQSQRFVPHFHIPLQSGSNKTLRLMRRRYLRELYVDRVQKIKQLMPQACIGVDVIVGFPGESEEDFLETYQFLNELPISYLHVFTYSERANTPAVEMDGVVPKKERSKRSKMLRILSEKKKRKFYEENVGRSGVVLFEDDVQNGQMHGFTENYVRVTAKYDPLLINELKPVKLTKLNEDGLMEVEEAETVYEVH